A stretch of the Thalassotalea euphylliae genome encodes the following:
- the ileS gene encoding isoleucine--tRNA ligase, producing the protein MSDYKHTLNLPDTSFPMRGNMANREPQMLKDWADKGLYSKIRAAKKGKKSFILHDGPPYANGDIHLGHSVNKILKDIIVKAKTLSDFDSPYVPGWDCHGLPIELVVEKKFGKPGHKLSAAEFRKKCREYAAKQVDGQRESFKRLGVFGDWENPYLTMDFETEANIIRALGKITENGHLQQGFKPVYWSVVGGSALAEAEVEYADKVSFSIDVKYPVVDESVLAELVSDLSGSGKISVVIWTTTPWTLPSSQAVSVNAELDYVIVQAGEERLLVAEALHESVMERAGVEDFAIVGRVNGAALEHLQVNHPFYERKVPVILGDHVTTDAGTGCVHTAPDHGVEDFNVGKLYNIETLNYLDDNGIYRSNVELFAGEHVYKVDEKVIDVVAEHGNLLVKDKFTHSYPHCWRTKTPLIFRATPQWFVSMTKNSLREEVQGAVEGVQWIPDWGRARIDSMLESSPDWCISRQRTWGVPIALFVHKETQALHPDTPRLIEEVAKLVEKQGMDAWFDLEVSDLLGDDADAYSKVTDTLDVWFDSGVTHYSVMAQREELGYPADLYLEGSDQHRGWFQSSLKTAMAINGSAPYKTVLTHGFTVDADGKKMSKSLGNVITPSEITNKLGADILRLWVASVNYTQEITVSDEIFKRQADAYRRIRNTSRFLLANINGFEPAQHSVAVEDMVALDRWVVAKAAALQAEIVNAYDEYEFHQVVHKLMNFCTTELGGFYLDIIKDRQYTAKSDSHARRSCQTAMYLIAEAMTRWMAPVLSFTAQEIWQALPAPAAGERDEFVFTNVWFEDIAGITNDGELSDDYWNDILLVRAEVNKALEAARKDKKVGKALEAEVTLYAQAELADKLAKLGDELRFVLITSGAAISTDAAPSEAVATELEGLSVAVAQSAGTKCDRCWHFTDDVGAVEAHPELCGRCVTNVDGDGEQRQFA; encoded by the coding sequence ATGAGTGATTACAAACATACCTTAAATTTGCCAGATACCAGTTTCCCTATGCGCGGAAACATGGCAAATCGTGAACCACAAATGCTGAAAGACTGGGCTGACAAGGGCCTTTACAGCAAAATTAGAGCGGCGAAAAAAGGTAAGAAGTCATTTATTTTGCACGATGGCCCTCCTTACGCCAATGGTGACATTCATTTAGGTCACTCGGTAAACAAAATTCTTAAAGATATTATTGTTAAGGCAAAAACCTTATCTGACTTCGATTCGCCGTACGTGCCTGGCTGGGATTGCCACGGTTTACCGATTGAGTTAGTGGTAGAGAAGAAATTTGGCAAACCAGGTCACAAACTTTCGGCTGCAGAGTTTCGCAAAAAATGTCGTGAGTATGCGGCAAAGCAAGTTGATGGTCAGCGTGAGAGCTTTAAACGCTTAGGTGTGTTCGGTGATTGGGAAAATCCATACCTAACAATGGATTTTGAAACCGAAGCCAACATTATTCGCGCGCTCGGTAAAATCACTGAAAATGGTCACTTACAACAGGGCTTTAAACCTGTTTATTGGAGTGTTGTTGGTGGCTCAGCGCTTGCAGAAGCGGAAGTTGAATACGCCGACAAAGTTTCTTTCTCTATCGATGTAAAATATCCGGTTGTTGATGAATCTGTGCTAGCAGAGCTTGTGTCAGACTTATCAGGTAGCGGCAAAATTTCTGTTGTTATTTGGACAACAACGCCGTGGACACTACCGTCTAGCCAAGCAGTTAGCGTTAATGCTGAGTTAGATTACGTTATTGTACAAGCAGGCGAGGAACGCTTGTTAGTTGCTGAAGCATTGCATGAGAGTGTGATGGAACGCGCAGGCGTGGAAGACTTCGCCATTGTTGGTCGCGTCAACGGTGCTGCACTTGAACACTTGCAAGTTAATCATCCTTTCTATGAGCGCAAAGTACCTGTTATTTTAGGCGATCACGTTACAACTGATGCGGGTACGGGCTGTGTTCACACCGCACCAGATCACGGTGTAGAAGATTTCAATGTTGGCAAACTATACAACATCGAAACGTTAAACTACTTAGACGATAACGGTATTTACCGCAGTAATGTTGAGTTATTCGCGGGTGAGCACGTCTATAAAGTCGATGAGAAAGTGATTGATGTCGTTGCTGAGCATGGCAACTTACTTGTTAAAGACAAGTTTACTCACAGTTACCCACATTGTTGGAGAACGAAAACGCCATTAATTTTCCGTGCGACGCCTCAATGGTTTGTGAGCATGACTAAGAATAGTCTTCGCGAAGAAGTTCAAGGTGCTGTTGAAGGTGTGCAGTGGATTCCTGACTGGGGCCGTGCGCGCATTGATTCAATGTTAGAGTCGAGCCCTGATTGGTGTATCTCTCGCCAGCGTACTTGGGGCGTGCCAATTGCCTTGTTTGTTCACAAAGAAACACAAGCCTTGCACCCAGACACGCCACGTTTAATTGAAGAAGTGGCCAAGCTTGTTGAAAAGCAAGGTATGGACGCATGGTTCGACCTAGAAGTAAGTGATTTATTAGGCGATGACGCTGATGCTTACAGCAAAGTAACAGACACGCTAGATGTTTGGTTTGATTCTGGCGTTACTCATTACTCTGTTATGGCACAACGCGAAGAGTTAGGTTATCCAGCAGATTTATACTTGGAAGGCTCTGATCAGCACCGCGGTTGGTTCCAGTCTTCATTAAAAACAGCGATGGCGATTAATGGTAGTGCGCCATACAAGACGGTATTAACCCATGGTTTTACCGTTGATGCTGACGGTAAGAAAATGTCTAAGTCATTAGGCAATGTGATCACGCCATCAGAGATTACCAATAAGCTAGGCGCAGACATTCTTCGCTTGTGGGTTGCTTCGGTTAACTACACGCAAGAAATTACCGTTTCCGACGAAATCTTTAAACGCCAAGCAGATGCTTACCGTCGTATTCGCAACACATCACGCTTCTTGTTGGCCAACATTAACGGTTTTGAGCCAGCTCAGCATTCAGTTGCTGTTGAAGATATGGTGGCGTTGGATCGTTGGGTAGTGGCCAAAGCTGCTGCGCTGCAAGCAGAAATTGTTAATGCTTACGATGAATACGAGTTCCACCAAGTGGTGCATAAGTTGATGAACTTCTGTACAACGGAGCTTGGTGGTTTCTACTTAGACATCATTAAAGATCGTCAATACACAGCTAAATCTGACAGCCATGCGCGTCGTTCATGTCAAACCGCAATGTACTTAATTGCGGAAGCGATGACTCGTTGGATGGCACCAGTCTTGTCATTCACTGCACAAGAGATCTGGCAAGCATTGCCTGCTCCGGCTGCTGGCGAGCGTGATGAGTTTGTGTTCACTAATGTATGGTTTGAAGACATTGCTGGTATTACCAACGATGGCGAGCTGAGTGACGATTACTGGAACGACATTTTATTAGTACGTGCGGAAGTTAACAAAGCGCTAGAAGCTGCTCGTAAAGATAAGAAAGTAGGTAAAGCGCTTGAAGCTGAAGTTACTTTGTATGCTCAAGCTGAGCTTGCAGACAAGCTTGCGAAATTAGGCGATGAGCTACGCTTTGTACTGATCACCTCTGGCGCGGCGATTTCAACTGACGCAGCGCCTAGCGAAGCCGTAGCAACTGAGCTTGAAGGTTTATCAGTTGCTGTTGCGCAATCAGCTGGCACTAAGTGTGACCGTTGCTGGCACTTTACTGACGATGTCGGCGCGGTTGAAGCCCACCCTGAGCTATGTGGACGTTGTGTAACTAACGTTGATGGCGACGGTGAGCAGCGACAGTTCGCATAA
- the lspA gene encoding signal peptidase II, which translates to MSFSSSSPFSSTGLKWLWLTVLFLIIDQVTKHWVAGTFDLYESVAVMPYFNLTYVHNEGAAFSFLADQGGWQRWFFTTIAALASGLFIYWLSKTPSSNRVLGVGFALMLSGALGNLIDRVLFGYVIDFLDFYVGKSHWPAFNVADSVIFVGAALMIYDSFFGQPDKES; encoded by the coding sequence GTGAGTTTTTCTTCATCATCACCTTTTTCTTCAACAGGGCTTAAATGGCTGTGGCTTACTGTACTTTTTCTCATTATTGATCAAGTGACAAAACACTGGGTCGCCGGCACTTTTGATTTGTACGAAAGTGTTGCTGTTATGCCATATTTTAATTTGACCTATGTACATAACGAAGGTGCTGCTTTTAGCTTCTTAGCAGACCAAGGAGGCTGGCAGCGTTGGTTTTTTACCACAATAGCCGCGTTGGCAAGTGGTTTATTCATCTATTGGCTATCTAAAACACCATCGTCAAATCGCGTTCTAGGGGTTGGTTTTGCGTTAATGCTAAGTGGTGCACTTGGCAATTTAATTGACCGCGTGTTGTTTGGCTATGTCATCGATTTTCTCGACTTTTACGTAGGAAAGTCTCACTGGCCTGCATTTAACGTTGCCGATTCGGTGATCTTCGTTGGCGCAGCCTTAATGATTTATGACTCTTTCTTTGGTCAGCCCGATAAAGAAAGCTGA
- the fkpB gene encoding FKBP-type peptidyl-prolyl cis-trans isomerase, which translates to MTQITADSSLVAHITMKLSDGSAADSTKVNNKPAIINMGDQSISPAFEAQLLGMSEGETKEFTLAAKDAFGEKNPDNVHYVDINKFDVDTPAKVGSIITFTTPGGEVPGMVTEVSGASVTVDFNHPLAGQDVTFVIDVVEIK; encoded by the coding sequence ATGACACAAATTACCGCAGACTCAAGTCTAGTTGCCCATATCACCATGAAGTTATCAGATGGCTCTGCAGCCGATAGCACTAAAGTGAATAACAAACCCGCAATTATCAATATGGGCGATCAAAGTATCTCGCCAGCGTTTGAAGCACAATTGTTAGGCATGAGTGAAGGTGAAACGAAAGAATTCACTCTTGCTGCCAAAGATGCATTTGGCGAAAAGAACCCAGACAATGTACATTATGTAGACATCAACAAATTTGACGTAGACACACCTGCTAAAGTGGGCAGTATTATCACTTTTACAACGCCTGGCGGTGAAGTACCTGGTATGGTTACTGAAGTATCTGGTGCATCTGTTACCGTTGATTTTAATCACCCTTTGGCTGGACAAGACGTTACTTTCGTTATTGACGTGGTAGAAATTAAGTAG